One genomic window of Mesorhizobium sp. CAU 1732 includes the following:
- a CDS encoding MFS transporter, whose protein sequence is MLITTTSNIRSEPSTAWGAVLSMTLCVAMLIASEFMPVSLLTPMAEGLNATTGQTGQAISISGLFAMAASMIITTAAGTLNRKWVLVAMTALMLLSLVLVATSPNFAVLMIGRALLGICIGGFWALATAVIMRLVPESDVPRALALMYGGQAIAAAFAAPIGSYLADMFGWRAVFWALTPIVAGNLVWHMVALPSLPASRRQDFRTMTDLLKRPYFLRGLIAAMLSWGSAFTMFTYLRPFLEQVTGVGVGTLSILLLLLGCAGFVGTWAAGRFVSGDVAPLLRLPALLMGGCTLGLLLLGGSVAAAGLFLALWGAMNTAMSVIWMTWMSQNAADAPEAAGSLMVAAIQASILLGAVIGGLLLDGLTIIATFIGSVVLAGFAISLIGTGQRLLKSDCSQP, encoded by the coding sequence ATGCTCATCACGACCACATCCAACATACGCAGCGAGCCATCCACCGCCTGGGGGGCGGTGCTTTCCATGACGCTCTGCGTGGCGATGCTGATCGCTTCGGAATTCATGCCGGTCAGCCTGCTTACGCCGATGGCAGAAGGGCTAAACGCAACCACCGGACAGACGGGGCAGGCGATTTCGATCAGCGGCCTCTTTGCGATGGCGGCCAGCATGATCATCACCACGGCCGCCGGGACGCTGAACCGGAAATGGGTGCTGGTCGCGATGACCGCCCTGATGTTGCTGTCACTGGTTCTTGTGGCGACCTCGCCGAATTTCGCGGTGCTCATGATCGGCCGCGCGCTGCTGGGCATCTGCATCGGCGGCTTCTGGGCGTTGGCCACTGCCGTCATCATGCGGCTGGTTCCCGAGAGTGACGTGCCTCGTGCACTCGCCCTGATGTATGGCGGGCAGGCCATCGCGGCGGCCTTCGCTGCGCCGATAGGCAGCTATCTGGCCGATATGTTCGGCTGGCGCGCGGTGTTTTGGGCACTGACGCCGATCGTCGCCGGCAATCTGGTCTGGCATATGGTGGCGCTGCCGTCACTGCCCGCAAGCCGGCGCCAGGACTTCAGGACCATGACCGATCTGCTCAAGCGCCCTTACTTCCTGCGCGGGTTGATCGCGGCGATGCTGTCCTGGGGCTCCGCTTTCACCATGTTCACCTATCTGCGCCCGTTCCTGGAGCAGGTGACGGGCGTGGGGGTTGGGACGCTGTCGATCCTTCTGCTCTTACTGGGCTGCGCCGGTTTCGTCGGCACCTGGGCGGCGGGTCGTTTCGTGAGCGGCGATGTGGCACCCCTGCTGCGGCTGCCGGCGCTACTGATGGGCGGCTGCACGCTGGGACTTCTGCTTCTTGGCGGTTCGGTTGCCGCCGCCGGCCTGTTCCTCGCTCTTTGGGGCGCGATGAACACTGCCATGTCGGTCATCTGGATGACATGGATGTCGCAGAACGCGGCCGATGCGCCCGAGGCTGCCGGCAGCCTCATGGTTGCGGCCATCCAGGCCTCGATCCTGCTGGGCGCGGTCATTGGCGGGCTGCTTCTGGACGGCCTGACGATCATCGCGACCTTCATCGGCAGTGTGGTTCTCGCCGGCTTCGCAATCAGCCTCATCGGCACTGGGCAGCGGCTGCTCAAGTCTGACTG
- a CDS encoding LysR family transcriptional regulator has product MVKTDLNQLTWFQAVAEERSFTKAAAKLGVSQSTLSHAIKQLEERMGIRLLTRTTRNVATTLAGERLLQTIAPRIGEIEDEIAALMAFREKPSGSIRLTLSDHALESVVWPKLKPVLAAYPDIGVELILDSMFRNIVEEGFDAGVRLGESVEKDMIAVRIGPDWRLVAVASPDYFAAHGVPEHPQNLVRHVCINMRHETAGGLYAWEFEKDGQALRVRVNGQLTFNNSYAMIDAAVNGYGIAYVPENIVERHIAAGLLVQVLDDWSPFFDGYFLYYPSRRQNLPAFKVIVDALRH; this is encoded by the coding sequence ATGGTCAAGACCGACCTTAACCAACTGACCTGGTTTCAAGCCGTTGCCGAGGAGCGCAGCTTCACCAAGGCGGCAGCGAAGCTCGGCGTGTCGCAATCAACGCTCAGCCATGCGATCAAGCAACTTGAGGAGCGTATGGGGATACGGTTGCTGACACGTACGACCCGCAATGTCGCGACGACCCTTGCAGGCGAAAGACTTCTCCAGACGATCGCACCACGTATCGGCGAAATCGAAGACGAAATTGCCGCCTTGATGGCTTTTCGCGAGAAGCCATCGGGCTCGATCAGGCTGACCCTGTCCGACCACGCACTGGAAAGCGTCGTATGGCCAAAGCTCAAGCCGGTGCTCGCCGCTTATCCCGATATTGGCGTCGAACTGATCCTGGACAGCATGTTCCGCAACATCGTCGAAGAGGGCTTCGACGCGGGCGTGCGGTTGGGGGAGAGCGTCGAAAAGGACATGATCGCGGTTCGAATTGGTCCGGACTGGCGTTTGGTGGCCGTGGCTTCTCCCGATTATTTTGCTGCGCATGGTGTGCCTGAGCACCCACAGAATCTGGTCCGGCACGTCTGCATCAACATGCGTCACGAGACCGCCGGGGGCCTATATGCCTGGGAATTCGAAAAGGATGGGCAGGCGTTGCGTGTCCGGGTAAACGGACAATTGACCTTCAACAACTCGTACGCGATGATCGATGCCGCGGTGAACGGCTACGGCATCGCCTATGTCCCAGAAAACATCGTCGAGCGGCACATCGCTGCGGGCCTGCTCGTGCAGGTCCTGGACGATTGGTCGCCCTTCTTCGATGGCTATTTCCTCTACTATCCGAGCCGCCGCCAGAATCTTCCCGCGTTCAAGGTGATCGTCGATGCGCTGCGGCATTGA
- a CDS encoding metalloregulator ArsR/SmtB family transcription factor yields the protein MDQYTENLDAIFQSLADPTRRAVIARLGKGPASVTDLAKPFEMALPSFMKHVRQLEGSGLIRTQKHGRVRTCIIEENKFAMVDAWLKEQRTLWEARLDRLDAFAMKTMKESTK from the coding sequence ATGGATCAGTATACGGAAAACCTCGACGCCATCTTTCAGTCGCTGGCCGATCCCACGCGTCGCGCCGTCATCGCGCGCCTGGGCAAAGGGCCAGCGAGCGTTACCGACCTCGCGAAGCCGTTCGAGATGGCCCTGCCCTCATTCATGAAACACGTCCGGCAGCTCGAAGGCAGCGGCCTGATCCGCACACAAAAGCATGGGCGCGTGCGCACCTGCATCATCGAGGAGAACAAGTTCGCGATGGTCGACGCATGGCTCAAGGAGCAGCGCACCCTTTGGGAGGCCCGGCTCGACCGGTTGGATGCATTTGCGATGAAGACGATGAAGGAAAGCACGAAATGA